CGCTGAGCCCGACGGAGACGTTCACCAAGGTGATCGCCCCCCAGGCGGTCCGGGTGGCGCTGCCCAGCGCCACCACGTTCGCCCTCACGCTGCTCAAGGACTCCTCGATCCCCAGTGTCATCGGGGTCGCCGAGATCTCCCACTTCACCCTCGCGGAGTCCCGTGCCACCGGGCAGGGGCTGACCGCGTTCACCACCGCCGTCGTCCTCTACATCGTCCTGAGCGTGCCGATCGCCCTGCTCTCGCGCTATCTCGACCACCGGATGCGGCGAAAGGTGGCGCGATGAGCGGCGAGCAGCTCCTCGACCTCCTCGGGGGCCTGGGCGTGACCCTGCAGCTGGCGGCGGTGAGCATCGGTGCCGGCCTCGTGGTGGCGCTCGGCCTTGCGCTGCTGACCTCCTCGCCGCGGCGCTGGCTGTCCTGGCCGGGCATCGTGGTCGTCGAGATCGGGCGCGGCGCACCGGTGATCGTGCTCCTGCAGCTGGTGTACTTCGGCCTGCCGAGCGCGGGCATCACTCTCGACGCCATGCCGGCGGCCTGGGTGGCCATCGGGTTCAGCGTGGCCGCCTACGGCAGCGAGATCATCCGGGCCGCGCTGCAGTCGGTGGCGGCCGGACAGGACGAGGCCGCCCGGGCGCTGGGCCTGGGCCGGGTGGACACCCTGCGGTTCGTGCTGATCCCGCAGGGGCTGCGGGTGGCGGTGCCGCCGCTGATCGGGCTGGCGGTCCAGATGTTCCAGGCCACGTCGCTGGCGTTCGCGCTGTCGGTGCCCGAGCTGCTCAGTCAGGCCTACAACCTGGGCTCGGTCACCTTCCGGTACGTGGAGTTCCTCGCGGTCGCCGGGGTCATCTACGCGGTGGTCGCCCTGCCGCTGATGCGTCTGGCGGGCCGGCTCGAGCGGAGCACGGGCGGCGCCGGGACGGGGCTGCGGGGCATGACGCACGCCTGAGCAGCCCGTCTTCACTACCGAGCGCTGTCGTTCGCGGCTAGCGCGGGTGGTGCACCATGCGCGCGAGCCGCGAACGGGCGCGCTCGGCCAGAGCGGCCGCCCTGTGCACGCGGCACCGGGCGCGGTGAGGCCACCGACCGGTGGTCGGTGGCCTCACGCGTGCTCATCCCGACGGGCTACTTCTTGGCCTGCCCCGGCGCGGTGCCGCCGTGCCCGGGCGCGGTGCCGCCGTGTCCGGGCGGGGTGCCGTCGTGTCCGGGCGGGGTGCCGGCGGCGTCGTCGTCAGCGGATGCCGGGACCCCGATCCGGTCCAGCAGCGTGTTCGCGACCCCCTGGAAATACTCCGCACCCCACTCGGTGAGGTACCCGGCCTCGATCTGGCCGGCGTCGAACTCCGCGATCAGCTCGAGGTAGGCCTCCCGCGTGCCGTAGGTCCGCGCGAACTCCTCCGCCGAGATCAGGTCGGCCGAGCCGTACACCGCACCCGGAGCGGCGGCGCCGAGGTACCGACCCAGCGGGTGCTCGATGAGGCCGTAGCGCACGCCGCCGGTGACGTTGCCGTGCTCGTCGCGCACCAGCGCGCCGCCGGCCTGGTCGAACCACTGCGACGGTGCGGCCTCGTGGCCCTTCTTCGCCCAGGAGACCAGCGACTCCGCGGCCGCGATGATCGTCGGCTCGAGCGGGTAGGGGTTGAGCGCCTCGCGGAACGCCGGGTCCTTGACCTGCGTGTTGGGCAGGCGGCCGGCCTGGTAGATCTCCTCGTCGGCCGGGATCACGGTCGAGAGCAGGTCGGTGTGCGGGGTGCTGGGCACCTGCCAGTGGCGCCGGTTGTCGGGCAGATCCTTCTCGGCGAGCGTCGCTGCGCCGAACAGGCCGGCGTCGCCCTCGGAGGTGACGGTGATGAACGGGACGTCCAGCCCGGGCTCCGAGCCGGGCACGGTGACGAACCCGTCCTTCTCCGCCTGGCGCAGCGGCCGCTCGAGGACCGCGCCGACGGTGTTGAGGTAGCCGTCGAAGACCGGCCCGCGGTTGGCCTCGGTGGCTGCCTCGTGGAAGTTGCTGGCGTAGGTGTTGAGGTAGACCCCGGACTGGGACTGCCCCATGAGGAGCACCGTCTTGGCCTTCTGCCCACCCAGGACCTCACGGCCCTCCTTGCTGTCCAGCAGCGTGCCGACCTGGGTGAGGATGTCCCACGCCAGGCCCTCCTCGGCGCCGGGCACCACCATGAACGGGTTGAAGGAGCCCGGGTTCGCCGGGTCGGCGACGATGGGCTCGCGCTCGACATCCTCGACGTCCCACGTGAGGTCCGCGTAGCGCTCGGCGTCGAAGTTCTTCAGCGCGTCCACCTGGATCGGCTTGGAGGTGACGCCGATGACGGTGTGGCCCTCTTCCATGGCCCAGTCCCACATGCGGCGCCAGTGGTCCTCGCCAGGGAAGCCATTGGAGGCGTTGAGGATGTCGACCAGCACGACGCCGGAGGAGTCCGACTTCTTGGCCGGGCGGCGCACCAGGATGTTGTTGACGTACGGCACGTCCTTGGTGACCACCGACAGCTCGCCGCCGGCGTTGTCGTAGACGTTCGCGGTGCCGGAGAGGAAGAACTCCTCCTCCACGTACCCGCGCTCGGCGAGGTCGAGCGGCACCCGGGCGCGGTCCATCGTCGACCACATGTGACTGCTCCCGGACTCCGCGACCGGGCCCTCGACCTCCGGGACGGCGGTGAGGGACTGCGTGATCGGGCCCCTCTGAGGCGGCCCGGGCTTCGCGGTCGCCGGGGCGGCGGCCAGCGTCAGCCCCAGTGCCCCCACGCATGCCGCGGCCAGTGCCGCGCGCGTCGAACGATGGCGTAGCAGGTTCGTCATCGATTCCCCCCTGGAATCTCGTTGTCCGGCGCGCGACGTCGCGCACCTGTCGGCTGGACGAACCCCCGAGGTCGCCGGTGGCATCTTGAGAAGGTCGTCCCGCCATATCGATCATGCGGTGGACATCTGAGACTCTGGCATGGTTGCCACTTGTTGCCGTCCGGAAGGGAGAGGGCGGCTTCGATGTGCTCAAGGGAGGTGGCGCCCGAGTAATGCGCCGGTAACGCCGGAGCGAGGATCCTTCTCCGGGCAAGTACGTGCCCATGGCGAGCCACAGGTGCCCCGGGGTCGACCGTGCACTGGGCCGGCAGCCGCTGGCGAGAGGAACGGAGCACATGACCGTTACCTTCGGCGACCTGCTGTTCGGCGTACCGCTGACCGGGACGGCGATCCAGCTCCACATCAACCAGCACCGGGCGGCGCTGGGCCTGCTGCCGGTCTTCGTGGACCCAGCGCTCTCGACGGCCGCCGCGCGGCACACGGCCGACATGTCGACGAACCCATGGGTCTACAAGACCGCCGGCCGTGACGCGCACCAGGGCTCCGACCTGAGTACACCGACGGTCCGCATCGAGGCCGCCGCGGCGGCCAATGGCTGGCGCCCCGACCGGACGGGCGAGATCCTCTACTGGGGCGGCCCGCTCCTCAACGGCGACGCGCCCTTCAACTGGTGGATGGGCAGCCCCGGGCACCGGCAACGCATCGAGGACGGCGCCTACACGCACCTCGGCTTCTCTGCCAGCCACACCAACAGCGCCAACGAGTGGGTGTACGGCGTCACGTTCGCCCGCGCCCCGGCCCGCGCGATCTTCGCCCAGCACAGCGGACGGGTCATCGACGTCAAGGACATCTCGACGGCGAACGGTGCCGCCATCATCCAGTGGGACTGGTGGGGCGGCGGGAACCAGCGCTGGGTGCTGGAGCCTGTGGGC
This window of the Georgenia yuyongxinii genome carries:
- a CDS encoding alpha/beta hydrolase domain-containing protein → MTNLLRHRSTRAALAAACVGALGLTLAAAPATAKPGPPQRGPITQSLTAVPEVEGPVAESGSSHMWSTMDRARVPLDLAERGYVEEEFFLSGTANVYDNAGGELSVVTKDVPYVNNILVRRPAKKSDSSGVVLVDILNASNGFPGEDHWRRMWDWAMEEGHTVIGVTSKPIQVDALKNFDAERYADLTWDVEDVEREPIVADPANPGSFNPFMVVPGAEEGLAWDILTQVGTLLDSKEGREVLGGQKAKTVLLMGQSQSGVYLNTYASNFHEAATEANRGPVFDGYLNTVGAVLERPLRQAEKDGFVTVPGSEPGLDVPFITVTSEGDAGLFGAATLAEKDLPDNRRHWQVPSTPHTDLLSTVIPADEEIYQAGRLPNTQVKDPAFREALNPYPLEPTIIAAAESLVSWAKKGHEAAPSQWFDQAGGALVRDEHGNVTGGVRYGLIEHPLGRYLGAAAPGAVYGSADLISAEEFARTYGTREAYLELIAEFDAGQIEAGYLTEWGAEYFQGVANTLLDRIGVPASADDDAAGTPPGHDGTPPGHGGTAPGHGGTAPGQAKK
- a CDS encoding RICIN domain-containing protein, with translation MTVTFGDLLFGVPLTGTAIQLHINQHRAALGLLPVFVDPALSTAAARHTADMSTNPWVYKTAGRDAHQGSDLSTPTVRIEAAAAANGWRPDRTGEILYWGGPLLNGDAPFNWWMGSPGHRQRIEDGAYTHLGFSASHTNSANEWVYGVTFARAPARAIFAQHSGRVIDVKDISTANGAAIIQWDWWGGGNQRWVLEPVGGGYVRIVAVHSGKVLDVAGISMDNGAPLTQWDWWGGDNQRFRPEVYGIGQLKLTAKHSGKVVEVAGMDENNGARVQQWDWWGGANQLWKY
- a CDS encoding amino acid ABC transporter permease yields the protein MSGEQLLDLLGGLGVTLQLAAVSIGAGLVVALGLALLTSSPRRWLSWPGIVVVEIGRGAPVIVLLQLVYFGLPSAGITLDAMPAAWVAIGFSVAAYGSEIIRAALQSVAAGQDEAARALGLGRVDTLRFVLIPQGLRVAVPPLIGLAVQMFQATSLAFALSVPELLSQAYNLGSVTFRYVEFLAVAGVIYAVVALPLMRLAGRLERSTGGAGTGLRGMTHA